Proteins from one Cryptomeria japonica chromosome 4, Sugi_1.0, whole genome shotgun sequence genomic window:
- the LOC131066783 gene encoding alpha-xylosidase 1-like, with product MANSAALLLAFVCVLWATVCNGQEVGHGYRLLSIQKRSDESLIGSLELIQNTHTYGPDIPLLQLYVKHETKDRVRVHITDAKKKRWEVPYNMLHREQVPNFQEKKETKISKPVFDYFEFSSNELIFSYIVNPFGFAISRKSNGDVLFNSSSYGNLVFKDQYLEITTSLPTSTSLYGLGENTQSNGIKILPNQPYTLYATDISPAELYTNLYGSHPFYMDLRKGGVAHGVLLLNSNGMDIFYTGSMLTYKVIGGVLDFYFFAGTSPLNVVQQYTTLIGYPAAMPYWAFGFHQCKFGYKNVEDIEYVVANYKKSQIPLDVMWTDDNYMDGAKDFTLDPVNYPEKKLRSFIDQIHANGQKYVVIVDPGINVNSTYATFQQGMTLDVFIKHDGEPFVGQSWPGAVYFPDFLNPKTTSFWVDEISRFYKMVPVDGLWIDLNEISNFCSGKCTIPNNRTCPGPGVVFTCCLDCTDINNTRWDDPPYKINTSGTHAPLGSKTIATSSIHYNGILEYDAHSLYGFSEAIATHVALQKILRKRPFILSRSTFVGSGSYTAHWTGDNHASWEDLGYSISTILRFGMFGMPMVGADICGFLGGTNEELCARWIQLGAFYPFSRDHANFDSPRQELYLWDSVAKSARKALGLRYKLLPYIYTLNYEAHMIGAPIARPLFFSFPEDEETYGISTQFLIGPGVLVSPVLQKETTRATAYFPKGSWYNLNDMKQALVSIGEYVNLVAPMDTINVHVCDGMILPMQQGGLTTREARKTPFTLVVAFSKGLNYSGAKAKGQLFLDNGEDVEMKLQEGSSTYVNFFGESDGKKLTVISEVQMGKYALQEGWVVKYVVVLGPSSFPLVFNVSLPIGKHFNVTWDVNNV from the exons ATGGCCAATTCAGCAGCCTTGTTGTTAGCATTTGTTTGTGTTCTGTGGGCTACTGTGTGTAATGGCCAGGAAGTTGGTCATGGTTATCGTCTTCTTTCCATTCAGAAAAGGTCTGATGAGAGCTTGATAGGAAGCTTGGAGCTCATACAGAATACACATACTTATGGACCAGATATTCCACTTCTCCAACTTTATGTCAa GCATGAAACAAAGGACCGAGTGAGAGTCCATATAACTGATGCAAAGAAGAAGAGATGGGAAGTACCTTATAATATGCTTCATAgggaacaagtacctaattttcaggaaaAAAAGGAAACCAAAATCTCTAAACCAGTGTTTGACTACTTTGAGTTTTCAAGCAACGAGTTGATCTTCTCCTACATTGTCAATCCATTTGGGTTCGCAATTAGTCGCAAATCCAATGGGGATGTCCTTTTCAACTCCTCCTCTTATGGCAACTTGGTGTTCAAAGATCAATATCTAGAGATAACCACTAGCCTTCCCACATCAACTTCACTATATGGGCTTGGGGAGAACACACAATCCAATGGAATTAAGATTCTTCCCAATCAACCATATACTCTTTATGCAACTGATATTAGCCCTGCAGAGTTGTACACAAATTTGTATGGGTCCCATCCTTTTTACATGGATTTAAGGAAGGGAGGTGTTGCTCATGGAGTTCTATTATTGAACAGCAATGGAATGGATATTTTCTATACCGGTAGTATGCTGACATACAAGGTAATTGGGGGCGTGTTGGATTTCTACTTCTTTGCAGGGACTTCTCCATTGAATGTGGTTCAACAATACACTACCCTCATTGGATATCCAGCTGCTATGCCCTATTGGGCTTTTG GATTTCATCAATGTAAATTTGGGTATAAAAATGTTGAAGATATAGAATATGTTGTAGCTAATTATAAGAAATCACAAATACCCCTAGACGTAATGTGGACTGACGATAACTATATGGATGGAGCTAAGGACTTCACACTAGATCCAGTCAATTATCCCGAAAAAAAGTTGCGTTCTTTTATTGATCAAATTCATGCTAATGGGCAAAAATACGTTGTCATTGTTGATCCAG GAATTAATGTGAACTCCACTTATGCCACTTTTCAGCAAGGGATGACCTTAGATGTCTTCATAAAGCATGATGGTGAACCCTTCGTTGGCCAATCATGGCCAGGAGCTGTTTACTTCCCAGACTTTTTGAACCCAAAAACAACTTCATTTTGGGTGGATGAGATATCGCGGTTCTACAAGATGGTCCCAGTGGATGGCCTTTGGATTGATCTTAATGAGATATCCAACTTTTGTAGTGGAAAATGCACCATTCCAAATAATCGAACATGTCCAGGCCCTGGTGTTGTATTTACATGTTGTCTTGATTGTACTGACATTAACAATACACGATGGGATGATCCCCCTTACAAGATCAATACCTCTGGAACACATGCCCCACTTGGCTCCAAAACTATCGCCACAAGCTCCATCCACTATAATGGCATCCTTGAATATGATGCACATAGTCTTTACGGTTTCTCAGAGGCAATTGCTACACATGTTGCTCTTCAAAAAATCTTAAGAAAACGTCCCTTCATTTTGTCAAGGTCTACATTTGTTGGGTCAGGATCATACACAGCGCATTGGACTGGTGATAACCATGCTTCTTGGGAGGACCTTGGCTACTCCATCTCAACTATATTGAGATTTGGTATGTTTGGGATGCCAATGGTTGGGGCTGATATATGTGGATTTTTAGGGGGTACAAATGAGGAATTGTGTGCACGGTGGATTCAATTGGGAGCATTTTATCCCTTTAGTAGGGACCATGCTAATTTTGATAGCCCACGACAGGAGCTTTATTTATGGGACTCAGTGGCCAAGTCAGCACGTAAGGCATTGGGGCTGCGTTACAAATTATTGCCTTATATTTATACATTAAACTATGAGGCACATATGATAGGGGCCCCTATTGCACGACCACTATTTTTCTCTTTTCCAGAGGATGAGGAGACATATGGTATAAGTACCCAATTTCTCATTGGTCCAGGTGTCCTAGTTTCCCCTGTTTTGCAGAAGGAGACAACTAGAGCGACTGCTTATTTCCCTAAAGGGAGTTGGTATAATTTGAATGACATGAAACAAGCCTTGGTTTCTATAGGTGAGTATGTGAATTTAGTTGCCCCCATGGATACTATTAATGTTCATGTTTGTGATGGGATGATTCTCCCCATGCAGCAAGGGGGATTAACCACTAGAGAGGCTAGGAAGACTCCATTCACTTTGGTGGTAGCATTTTCAAAAGGCTTAAACTATAGTGGGGCAAAGGCAAAAGGTCAACTCTTTTTAGATAATGGTGAAGATGTAGAGATGAAGTTGCAAGAGGGAAGTTCCACTTATGTCAACTTTTTTGGTGAGTCAGATGGAAAGAAACTGACAGTCATTTCTGAGGTACAAATGGGGAAATATGCCTTACAAGAGGGTTGGGTGGTGAAATATGTGGTAGTTTTAGGACCTTCCTCTTTTCCTTTAGTTTTTAATGTTAGTTTGCCTATTGGAAAACACTTTAATGTGACGTGGGATGTAAACAATGTTTAG